Sequence from the Bacteroides sp. genome:
TGCAAAGATAATAAAAATCCGATATGTTATTTTGTTAACAACTCCTAAAACCCCGCCAGATAAGACTTAAAGCTTTTCTGGTTCTATGAATATTCGTTTTTTTTCCATAGGTCAGCCTTATTTTTTTCTTCAGGCAAAAAGCCAATCCAAATTATTAATGCAGTCAAAGAAAAAGATGTTTTTTAGCCTTAACCAAATTGGAATGCCGTTTTAAACAATCATAGCGGAGAGATGTTTAAAGTGAACCTGAAATTAATTAATTTTTTTTGAATAATGTGAACAAATTATAACTCCTCTGGTTTCTAATCTGTACGATCAAATAAACATGAAATTAAAAAACCAAAATAGAAAAATGAAAAAACTGAAGTATTTTGCAGTTATGGCAATCGCAGCCATCATTATGGCCTCCTGTGGGGGACAAAACGCTAAAAAAGCTGAAATCATTGAGAAACTGGAAGCTGGTGAGGTTCCTGAAGAAGTTACCCGTGCTGTCGTTGATGTTCAGGCCAGTGAAGTAGGCTGGGAAGGGCAGAAGATTACCGGCGCAGGCCACAATGGTACCATTGCCCTGAAGGAAGGCGTTATTTACGTATATGATAACCAGCTCTGGGGTGGTGATATGGTCATTGACATGACCCAGATCGTTGTACTTGACCTTACAGATCCTGAAATGAACGCTCGCCTGAAGGGGCACCTAGAATCAGATGACTTCTTCAGCGTGGCTACCTATCCTGAAGCTCGCTTCGAGATTGTGGACTTTGAACCCATTGAAGGCGCTGCCGAAGGCCAACCCAATTACCGCGTTTCTGG
This genomic interval carries:
- a CDS encoding YceI family protein encodes the protein MKKLKYFAVMAIAAIIMASCGGQNAKKAEIIEKLEAGEVPEEVTRAVVDVQASEVGWEGQKITGAGHNGTIALKEGVIYVYDNQLWGGDMVIDMTQIVVLDLTDPEMNARLKGHLESDDFFSVATYPEARFEIVDFEPIEGAAEGQPNYRVSGNLTIKDITHSLAFDAIVSHSEGQINASAEFAFDRSLYEVRFGSGRFFDDLGDNLINDEINLSIKLVASY